A window of the Arachis duranensis cultivar V14167 chromosome 5, aradu.V14167.gnm2.J7QH, whole genome shotgun sequence genome harbors these coding sequences:
- the LOC107488823 gene encoding LOW QUALITY PROTEIN: amine oxidase [copper-containing] zeta, peroxisomal-like (The sequence of the model RefSeq protein was modified relative to this genomic sequence to represent the inferred CDS: inserted 2 bases in 1 codon), translated as MASAPEKATPLLNTTTNNTATAAPSPSWPDSTLDSTRNRSTIAPALISAVDSFSDPPPSSAPSTKGITVMTRAQTCHPLDPLSAAEIAVAVGTVRAAGATPEVRDSMRFVEVVLLEPDKQVVALADAYFFPPFQPSLLPRTKGGPVIPTKLPPRKARLVVYNKRSNETSIWIVELTQVHAATRGGHHRGKVISSNVVPDVQPPMDAVEYAECEAIVKDFPPFREAMKRRGIEDMDLVMVDAWCVGYHSEFDAPSRRLAKPLIFCRTESDCPMENGYARPVEGIYILVDMQNMVVLEFEDCKLVPLPPADPLRNYTSGETRGGVDRSDVKPLQILQPEGPSFRVNGYFIQWQKWNFRIGFTPREGLVIYSVAYIDGSRGRRPVAHRLSFVEMVVPYGDPNDPHYRKNAFDAGEDGLGKNAHSLKKGCDCLGYIKYFDAHFTNFNGGVETIENCVCLHEEDHGILWKHQDWRTGLAEVRRSRRLTVSFICTVANYEYGFFWHFYQDGKIEAEVKLTGILSLGALQPGETRKYGTTIAPGLYAPVHQHFFVARMDMAVDCKPGEAFNQVVEVDVKVEEPXNPLSARHWVVRNTRTVNRTGQLTGYKLVPGSNCLPLARPEAKFLRRAAFLKHNLWVTPYAHNEMHPGGEFPNQNPRVEEGLVTWVQQNRSLEEADIVLWYVFGVTHIPRLEDWPVMPVERVGFMLMPHGFFNCSPAVDVPPTTSDLDDKEIGMPAKPSQNGVIAKL; from the exons ATGGCCTCAGCTCCGGAAAAAGCGACGCCCCTCCTTaacaccaccaccaacaacaCCGCTACTGCAGCTCCTTCGCCTTCATGGCCCGACTCCACTTTGGATTCGACCCGAAACAGATCCACCATAGCCCCTGCCTTGATCTCCGCCGTTGATTCCTTCTCTGATCCTCCTCCCAGCTCCGCTCCTTCTACTAAAg GTATCACAGTCATGACCAGAGCTCAAACTTGCCACCCTTTGGATCCATTATCTGCTGCTGAAATTGCAGTAGCTGTGGGAACTGTTCGGGCGGCGGGGGCAACCCCTGAG GTAAGGGACAGCATGCGCTTTGTCGAAGTAGTCTTGCTGGAACCGGATAAACAAGTTGTCGCATTAGCGGATGCGTACTTCTTCCCTCCTTTCCAGCCTTCATTGCTCCCCAGGACTAAAGGCGGGCCTGTGATTCCTACAAAACTTCCCCCAAGAAAAGCAAGACTAGTTGTGTACAACAAACGGTCAAATGAGACAAGCATATGGATTGTTGAACTTACACAGGTGCATGCAGCAACTCGAGGGGGTCACCACAGGGGCAAAGTAATTTCTTCTAATGTTGTTCCAGATGTTCAGCCACCAATG GACGCTGTGGAGTATGCTGAATGTGAAGCTATTGTGAAGGACTTCCCTCCATTTCGAGAAGCAATGAAGAGAAGAGGGATTGAAGACATGGATCTTGTCATGGTGGATGCCTG GTGTGTTGGATATCATAGTGAATTTGATGCTCCTAGCCGCAGGCTTGCCAAACCATTAATCTTTTGTAGAACCGAGAGTGACTGCCCCATGGAAAATGGCTATGCCCGCCCAGTTGAAGGAATTTACATTCTTGTTGACATGCAAAATATGGTAGTTCTTGAGTTTGAAGACTGCAAACTAGTGCCCCTTCCACCCGCTGACCCCTTAAGAAATTATACTTCTGGTGAAACCCGGGGTGGAGTTGATAGAAGTGATGTTAAACCATTACAGATTCTTCAGCCTGAAGGTCCAAGTTTTcgtgtcaatggctactttatTCAATGGCAGAAG TGGAACTTTCGGATTGGTTTCACTCCTAGGGAGGGTTTGGTCATTTATTCAGTAGCCTATATTGATGGAAGTCGAGGGCGAAGGCCAGTAGCACACCGGTTGAGTTTTGTTGAGATGGTGGTTCCTTATGGAGATCCAAATGATCCTCACTATAGGAAGAATGCTTTTGATGCAGGAGAAGATGGCCTGGGTAAAAATGCCCATTCTCTCAAGAAG GGTTGTGATTGTTTGGGATATATCAAGTACTTTGATGCACACTTCACAAACTTTAATGGAGGTGTTGAAACAATAGAGAATTGTGTTTGCTTGCATGAAGAGGATCATGGTATTTTGTGGAAGCATCAAGACTGGAGAACAGGTTTGGCTGAAGTACGAAGATCTAGAAGGCTGACAGTGTCTTTTATATGCACTGTGGCTAACTATGAGTATGGCTTTTTCTGGCACTTTTATCAG GATGGAAAGATAGAAGCTGAGGTCAAACTCACAGGAATTCTCAGCTTAGGAGCACTGCAACCAGGTGAAACTCGAAAATATGGCACAACCATTGCCCCTGGATTGTATGCGCCTGTCCATCAGCACTTTTTTGTTGCTCGTATGGACATGGCAGTTGATTGCAAGCCTGGTGAAGCTTTCAATCAG gtTGTTGAGGTTGATGTCAAAGTTGAAGAGCC TAATCCTTTATCTGCTCGTCATTGGGTT GTTAGGAACACTAGGACAGTGAACCGCACTGGACAGCTAACAGGTTATAAATTAGTACCTGGTTCAAATTGTTTACCCTTGGCTCGTCCAGAGGCCAAGTTTCTGAGAAGAGCGGCTTTCTTGAAGCACAATCTTTGGGTCACTCCTTATGCACATAATGAAATGCATCCCGGAGGAGAGTTCCCTAATCAAAATCCACGTGTCGAAGAGGGTTTGGTTACTTGGGTTCAGCAAAATAGGTCATTGGAGGAAGCTGATATAGTTCTTTG GTACGTATTTGGAGTGACTCACATTCCTCGTCTAGAAGACTGGCCTGTTATGCCAGTGGAACGCGTTGGTTTTATGCTTATG CCACATGGATTTTTCAATTGTTCCCCTGCAGTGGATGTTCCTCCAACTACAAGTGATTTGGATGATAAGGAAATTGGGATGCCTGCAAAGCCTAGCCAGAATGGGGTCATTGCAAAGTTATGA